Proteins found in one Amycolatopsis umgeniensis genomic segment:
- a CDS encoding multifunctional oxoglutarate decarboxylase/oxoglutarate dehydrogenase thiamine pyrophosphate-binding subunit/dihydrolipoyllysine-residue succinyltransferase subunit — MSSSSPASQFGPNEWVVEEMYDQFLADPTSVDAAWHDFFADFKPTQAAQTKADDARQTSAETAKEGSGANGQASTPSPQTVRNAESTAKQTAPTKPAPKTEAKPAAKPAPKAAAPKAAEKAPAKPAEKDAEPESKQLRGAAAAIAKNMDASLSVPTATSVRAVPAKLMADNRIVINNHLKRTRGGKISFTHLIGYAMVRALKNFPNMNRHYQLIDGKPFAITPEHVNFGLAIDMKGKEGSRTLVVASIKATENMTFMQFWQAYEEIVKKARNGKLTADDFAGTTISLTNPGGIGTNHSVPRLQAGQGAIIGVGAMQYPAHFEGTSEKALVDLGVSKIMTLTSTYDHRIIQGAESGEFLKRIHELLLGEDGFYDDVFTSLRLPYEPIRWVADIPDGPVDKTARVIELIDAFRMRGHLMADTDPLNYRQRSHADLDVLSHGLTLWDLDREFPVGGFAGQERMKLRDILGVLRNSYCRTVGIEYTHILDPEERRWIQDRVEIPHEKPDPAVQKYVLSKLNAAEAFETFLQTKYVGQKRFSLEGGETAIPLLDTLLDKAAEHELDEVVIGMPHRGRLNVLANIVGKPIAQIFQEFEGNLDPGQAHGSGDVKYHLGAEGKYFRMFGDGETKVSLTANPSHLETVDPVLEGIVRAKQDILDKGGEGFTVLPVLMHGDAAFAGQGVVAETLNLALLRGYRTGGTVHVIVNNQVGFTTAPEHSRSSEYATDVAKMIGSPIFHVNGDDPEAAHWVAKLAVEYRQAFHKDVVIDLICYRRRGHNEGDDPSMTQPAMYDIIDTKRSVRKTYTESLIGRGDISVEEAEAALRDFSSQLEHVFNEVRELEKHAAKASPSVEEEQQVPAKVPTATTSEVIEHIGDAFLNVPEGFTPHPRVKPVMERRHKMSREGGVDWAFGELLAFGSLAMEGRLVRLSGQDSRRGTFTQRHSVLIDRKNGQEYSPLASLAEGQGRVMIYDSALSEYAAVGFEYGYSVANSEALVMWEAQFGDFVNGAQTVIDEYISSGEAKWGQLSDVVLLLPHGHEGQGPDHTSGRIERFLSLCAEGSMTVSVPSTPANYFHLLRRHALDGVNRPLVVFTPKSMLRNKAATSAVEDFTGQTKFMSVIDDAVVDPSKVRKVLLTSGKLYWELVAERTKREANDIAIVRVEQYYPLPKKKLLAALERYNGAPAVWVQEEPENQGAWPFFGLNLPRKLPEVFSSLDVVSRRPMAAPSAGSSKVHEVEQKALIARAFS; from the coding sequence GTGTCCAGCAGCAGCCCTGCGTCACAATTCGGCCCCAACGAGTGGGTTGTCGAGGAAATGTACGACCAGTTCCTCGCCGACCCCACCTCAGTCGATGCCGCCTGGCACGACTTCTTCGCGGACTTCAAGCCAACGCAGGCCGCGCAGACGAAGGCTGACGACGCACGTCAGACCTCCGCGGAGACCGCGAAGGAGGGCTCGGGCGCCAACGGCCAGGCCTCCACGCCGTCGCCGCAGACGGTCCGCAACGCCGAGTCCACCGCGAAGCAGACCGCTCCGACGAAGCCGGCCCCGAAGACCGAAGCGAAGCCGGCCGCGAAGCCCGCTCCGAAGGCCGCGGCACCCAAGGCCGCTGAGAAGGCGCCCGCCAAGCCCGCCGAGAAGGACGCCGAGCCGGAGTCGAAGCAGCTCCGCGGCGCCGCGGCGGCGATCGCGAAGAACATGGACGCCTCGCTGTCCGTGCCCACGGCGACGAGTGTGCGCGCGGTCCCGGCGAAGCTGATGGCCGACAACCGCATCGTCATCAACAACCACCTCAAGCGCACGCGTGGCGGCAAGATCTCCTTCACGCACCTCATCGGCTACGCGATGGTCCGTGCGCTGAAGAACTTCCCGAACATGAACCGGCACTACCAGCTGATCGACGGGAAGCCGTTCGCGATCACGCCGGAGCACGTGAACTTCGGTCTCGCGATCGACATGAAGGGCAAGGAAGGCTCCCGCACGCTCGTCGTGGCCTCCATCAAGGCCACCGAGAACATGACCTTCATGCAGTTCTGGCAGGCCTACGAGGAGATCGTCAAGAAGGCCCGCAACGGCAAGCTGACCGCCGACGACTTCGCCGGCACCACGATCTCGCTGACCAACCCCGGCGGCATCGGCACCAACCACTCGGTGCCCCGTCTGCAGGCCGGTCAGGGCGCGATCATCGGCGTCGGCGCCATGCAGTACCCGGCGCACTTCGAGGGCACCAGCGAGAAGGCCCTCGTCGACCTCGGCGTGTCGAAGATCATGACGCTGACCTCGACGTATGACCACCGCATCATCCAGGGCGCGGAGTCGGGCGAGTTCCTCAAGCGGATCCACGAGCTGCTGCTCGGCGAAGACGGCTTCTACGACGACGTCTTCACCAGCCTGCGCCTGCCCTACGAGCCGATCCGCTGGGTCGCCGACATCCCGGACGGCCCGGTCGACAAGACCGCGCGCGTGATCGAGCTGATCGACGCCTTCCGCATGCGCGGTCACCTGATGGCCGACACCGACCCGCTGAACTACCGGCAGCGCAGCCACGCCGACCTCGACGTCCTCTCCCACGGCCTGACCCTGTGGGACCTGGACCGCGAGTTCCCGGTCGGCGGTTTCGCCGGTCAGGAGCGGATGAAGCTGCGGGACATCCTCGGTGTCCTGCGCAACTCGTACTGCCGCACCGTCGGCATCGAGTACACGCACATCCTCGACCCCGAGGAGCGCCGCTGGATCCAGGACCGCGTCGAGATCCCGCACGAGAAGCCGGACCCCGCCGTCCAGAAGTACGTGCTGTCGAAGCTCAACGCCGCCGAGGCGTTCGAGACCTTCCTGCAGACCAAGTACGTCGGCCAGAAGCGCTTCTCGCTCGAAGGCGGCGAGACGGCGATCCCGCTGCTCGACACGCTGCTGGACAAGGCCGCCGAGCACGAGCTCGACGAGGTCGTCATCGGCATGCCGCACCGCGGCCGCCTGAACGTGCTCGCGAACATCGTCGGCAAGCCGATCGCGCAGATCTTCCAGGAGTTCGAGGGCAACCTCGACCCGGGCCAGGCGCACGGTTCCGGTGACGTGAAGTACCACCTCGGCGCCGAGGGCAAGTACTTCCGCATGTTCGGCGACGGCGAGACCAAGGTGTCGCTGACAGCGAACCCGTCGCATCTGGAGACCGTCGACCCGGTCCTCGAGGGCATCGTCCGCGCGAAGCAGGACATCCTCGACAAGGGTGGCGAGGGCTTCACCGTCCTCCCGGTCCTCATGCACGGCGACGCGGCCTTCGCGGGCCAGGGTGTCGTGGCCGAGACGCTGAACCTGGCGCTGCTGCGCGGTTACCGCACCGGCGGCACCGTGCACGTCATCGTCAACAACCAGGTCGGTTTCACCACCGCGCCCGAGCACTCGCGTTCGAGCGAGTACGCCACCGACGTCGCGAAGATGATCGGTTCGCCGATCTTCCACGTGAACGGTGACGACCCCGAAGCCGCGCACTGGGTGGCCAAGCTGGCCGTCGAGTACCGCCAGGCGTTCCACAAGGACGTCGTGATCGACCTGATCTGCTACCGCCGCCGCGGTCACAACGAGGGCGACGACCCTTCGATGACCCAGCCCGCGATGTACGACATCATCGACACGAAGCGTTCGGTCCGGAAGACCTACACCGAATCGCTGATCGGCCGCGGCGACATCTCCGTCGAAGAGGCCGAGGCCGCGTTGCGCGACTTCTCCAGCCAGCTGGAGCACGTGTTCAACGAGGTCCGCGAGCTGGAGAAGCACGCGGCGAAGGCCAGCCCCTCGGTCGAAGAGGAGCAGCAGGTCCCGGCCAAGGTGCCCACGGCGACCACCTCCGAGGTCATCGAGCACATCGGCGACGCGTTCCTCAACGTCCCCGAAGGCTTCACCCCGCACCCGCGGGTCAAGCCGGTCATGGAGCGCCGCCACAAGATGTCCCGCGAAGGCGGCGTCGACTGGGCGTTCGGTGAGCTGCTCGCCTTCGGTTCGCTGGCGATGGAAGGCCGCCTCGTGCGGCTGTCCGGTCAGGACTCCCGCCGCGGCACCTTCACCCAGCGCCACTCGGTGCTGATCGACCGCAAGAACGGCCAGGAGTACTCGCCGCTGGCGAGCCTGGCCGAAGGTCAGGGCCGCGTGATGATCTACGACTCGGCGCTGTCCGAGTACGCGGCTGTCGGCTTCGAGTACGGCTACTCCGTGGCCAACTCCGAAGCGCTGGTCATGTGGGAAGCGCAGTTCGGTGACTTCGTCAACGGCGCGCAGACCGTCATCGACGAGTACATCTCCTCCGGCGAGGCCAAGTGGGGCCAGCTCTCGGACGTCGTGCTGCTGCTGCCGCACGGCCACGAAGGCCAGGGCCCGGACCACACCTCCGGCCGCATCGAGCGCTTCCTCTCGCTGTGCGCCGAAGGCTCGATGACCGTCTCGGTGCCGTCCACCCCGGCGAACTACTTCCACCTCCTCCGCCGTCACGCCCTCGACGGAGTCAACCGCCCGCTGGTGGTCTTCACCCCCAAGTCGATGCTGCGCAACAAGGCCGCCACCTCGGCGGTCGAGGACTTCACCGGCCAGACGAAGTTCATGTCGGTCATCGACGACGCAGTCGTCGACCCGTCGAAGGTGCGCAAGGTCCTGCTGACCTCCGGCAAGCTGTACTGGGAGCTGGTGGCTGAGCGCACGAAGCGCGAGGCGAACGACATCGCGATCGTGCGCGTCGAGCAGTACTACCCGCTGCCGAAGAAGAAGCTGCTCGCGGCGCTCGAGCGCTACAACGGCGCTCCCGCGGTCTGGGTCCAGGAGGAGCCGGAGAACCAGGGTGCGTGGCCGTTCTTCGGCCTGAACCTGCCGCGGAAGCTCCCGGAGGTGTTCTCCAGCCTGGACGTCGTGTCGCGTCGTCCGATGGCCGCGCCGTCGGCCGGTTCGTCCAAGGTGCACGAGGTCGAGCAGAAGGCGCTCATCGCGCGGGCCTTCAGCTGA
- a CDS encoding Ig-like domain-containing protein gives MAVLVQNQVDGPNCYCAGYVIPAGGGGGAEKSGEVHPLRALRGTPSEDTTQTLTIVVDHDVPFLMGSVTTDGGSYPTGVNVTLTDPGGDRVGPSETDSRFVVCSGNDPTMLQSCMIKTPMPGTWTVSIENADTSSYVFFSTMPTAAQYATIYDTLAPLTDPEAPGAGPETAAPCWICKITCWIVAVAAAALLGLGAASITATAAPVVALAGLMTAAGIVISAAGVVVMLQTFLAGLGATVGIIVLNMCSWVNACPTGVTAAITSPAAGTTVSRTVRVDATATNAATVAFYVAQKTLIGTDNTPPDWNTDWDTTKIPNGEHTVSALATGPNGAAWSPPVKVVVHN, from the coding sequence ATGGCCGTGCTGGTGCAGAACCAGGTCGACGGGCCGAATTGTTATTGTGCGGGATACGTGATTCCCGCCGGCGGAGGAGGGGGAGCGGAAAAGTCCGGAGAGGTCCACCCGCTGCGGGCGTTACGCGGTACTCCGAGCGAGGACACCACCCAGACCTTGACGATCGTGGTCGATCACGACGTGCCCTTCCTGATGGGAAGTGTGACAACAGACGGCGGAAGTTATCCCACCGGGGTCAACGTCACCCTGACCGACCCCGGCGGTGACCGGGTCGGCCCCAGTGAGACCGACAGCCGGTTCGTCGTGTGCTCCGGCAACGATCCGACGATGCTCCAAAGCTGCATGATCAAGACCCCGATGCCGGGCACCTGGACGGTCTCGATCGAGAACGCCGACACCAGTTCCTACGTGTTCTTCTCCACGATGCCGACGGCGGCGCAGTACGCCACGATCTACGACACGCTGGCGCCGCTCACCGACCCCGAAGCACCGGGAGCGGGCCCGGAGACCGCGGCACCCTGCTGGATCTGCAAGATCACCTGCTGGATCGTCGCCGTCGCGGCCGCCGCGTTGCTCGGTCTCGGCGCCGCGTCGATCACGGCCACCGCCGCTCCCGTCGTCGCCTTGGCGGGGTTGATGACGGCGGCAGGGATCGTCATTTCGGCTGCGGGTGTCGTGGTCATGCTGCAGACCTTTCTGGCGGGGCTGGGCGCCACGGTGGGAATCATCGTGCTCAACATGTGTTCCTGGGTGAACGCCTGCCCGACCGGGGTCACGGCGGCGATCACCAGCCCGGCGGCGGGAACCACGGTCAGCAGGACGGTCCGCGTGGACGCGACGGCCACGAACGCCGCCACGGTGGCGTTCTACGTCGCCCAGAAGACCCTCATCGGCACCGACAACACCCCGCCCGACTGGAACACGGACTGGGACACGACCAAGATCCCCAACGGTGAACACACGGTGTCGGCCTTGGCGACCGGCCCGAACGGGGCGGCCTGGTCACCCCCGGTGAAAGTCGTCGTCCACAACTAA
- a CDS encoding S8 family peptidase has translation MNNSLGSLKRRLPVFGVTAAVAVLTALGGATVASAAEGSIVNAGSAKAIKDSYIVVLKDGSSVEATAKSVTQRHGGTVEKTFASSVRGFSGALTEKQAKRVAADPAVAYVEQNQTVSISTDQLNPPSWGLDRVDQQSLPLDQKYSYSTTASNVTAYVVDTGILTTHPDFGGRATHGRDTVDNDNDATDCQGHGTHVAGTIGGTAHGLAKGVKLVAVRVLNCSGSGTTAGVIAGVDWVTANAVKPAVANMSLGGGASATLDQAVQRSIAAGVTYGVAAGNDYGQNACNTSPARTPEAITVGSTTNTDAKSDFSNIGTCLDIFAPGSGITSTWLNNGTNTISGTSMATPHVVGAAALYASANPTATPAQVRDALVNAGVKGKVTSPGSGSPNVLLNTGSGGGPGPEPTPCGTQTNSGVVAIPDAGAAVTSTVTVANCARNASATTKVAVNITHTYVGDLVIDLVAPDGSSYRLKGSSNDSSDNINTTYTVNAAAEAANGAWKLKVQDVYRVDTGSLNSWSLTL, from the coding sequence TTGAACAATTCCCTGGGATCCTTGAAGAGACGTCTGCCGGTCTTCGGTGTCACCGCGGCCGTCGCCGTGCTGACCGCGCTCGGCGGCGCCACCGTCGCGTCCGCGGCGGAGGGCTCGATCGTCAACGCGGGCAGCGCCAAGGCGATCAAGGACAGCTACATCGTCGTGCTGAAGGACGGCTCGTCGGTCGAAGCCACCGCGAAGAGCGTGACCCAACGCCACGGCGGCACGGTCGAGAAGACCTTCGCCTCGTCGGTCCGAGGCTTCTCCGGCGCACTGACCGAAAAGCAGGCGAAGCGCGTCGCCGCCGACCCCGCGGTGGCCTACGTGGAGCAGAACCAGACCGTCTCGATCTCGACGGACCAGCTGAACCCGCCGTCTTGGGGCCTCGACCGGGTCGACCAGCAAAGCCTTCCGCTGGACCAGAAGTACAGCTACAGCACCACGGCGTCGAACGTCACCGCGTACGTCGTCGACACCGGCATCCTGACCACGCACCCCGACTTCGGCGGGCGCGCGACCCACGGCCGGGACACCGTCGACAACGACAACGACGCCACGGACTGCCAGGGTCACGGCACCCACGTCGCCGGCACCATCGGCGGTACCGCGCACGGTCTGGCCAAGGGCGTCAAGCTCGTCGCCGTCCGCGTGCTGAACTGCTCCGGTTCCGGGACGACCGCCGGCGTCATCGCCGGTGTCGACTGGGTGACCGCGAACGCCGTCAAGCCCGCCGTCGCGAACATGAGCCTCGGTGGCGGCGCTTCGGCGACCCTCGACCAGGCCGTCCAGCGGTCGATCGCCGCGGGTGTCACCTACGGTGTCGCGGCCGGCAACGACTATGGCCAGAACGCGTGCAACACCTCCCCGGCCCGCACGCCCGAGGCGATCACCGTCGGCTCGACCACCAACACCGACGCCAAGTCCGACTTCTCCAACATCGGCACCTGCCTCGACATCTTCGCGCCGGGCAGCGGCATCACGTCGACGTGGCTGAACAACGGCACCAACACCATCAGCGGTACCTCGATGGCGACCCCGCACGTCGTCGGCGCGGCGGCTCTCTACGCCTCGGCCAACCCGACGGCCACGCCCGCCCAGGTCCGTGACGCGCTGGTCAACGCCGGCGTCAAGGGCAAGGTGACCAGCCCGGGCTCCGGCTCGCCGAACGTGCTGCTCAACACCGGTTCCGGCGGTGGCCCCGGCCCCGAGCCGACGCCGTGCGGCACGCAGACCAACAGCGGCGTCGTCGCCATCCCCGACGCCGGTGCCGCGGTGACCAGCACGGTCACCGTCGCGAACTGCGCCCGCAACGCCTCGGCCACCACCAAGGTCGCGGTGAACATCACGCACACCTACGTCGGTGACCTGGTCATCGACCTGGTCGCGCCGGACGGCAGCTCGTACCGCCTGAAGGGTTCGAGCAACGACTCGTCCGACAACATCAACACCACGTACACCGTCAACGCCGCGGCCGAGGCCGCGAACGGCGCCTGGAAGCTGAAGGTGCAGGACGTGTACCGGGTCGACACCGGCTCGCTGAACAGCTGGTCGCTGACCCTCTGA
- a CDS encoding GNAT family N-acetyltransferase: MQLRQETPADREAIHAVHLAAFAKHSVPVVEAKLVDELREDGDLIGALSIVAERDGKIVGHVCCSPSRLGSDEKSTVGLGPLGVLPEYHASGIGSALVHAVLGAADALGYGAVILLGDPNYYSRFGFVLAGQYGIEPPVAEWAPHFQVRTLRAYTPELRGEFRYSPAFDRL, from the coding sequence ATGCAGCTCCGACAGGAAACCCCGGCCGACCGCGAGGCGATCCACGCCGTCCACCTGGCCGCGTTCGCGAAACACAGTGTCCCGGTGGTCGAGGCGAAACTCGTCGACGAACTCCGGGAGGACGGCGATCTGATCGGCGCACTGTCCATCGTGGCCGAACGCGACGGGAAGATCGTCGGGCACGTCTGTTGCAGCCCGTCCCGGCTCGGCTCCGACGAGAAGTCGACGGTCGGTCTCGGCCCGCTCGGCGTCTTGCCCGAGTACCACGCCTCCGGCATCGGCTCCGCGCTCGTGCACGCGGTGCTCGGCGCGGCGGACGCGCTCGGCTACGGCGCGGTGATCCTGCTCGGCGACCCGAACTACTACTCCCGCTTCGGCTTCGTGCTCGCCGGGCAGTACGGCATCGAGCCGCCGGTCGCGGAATGGGCGCCACATTTCCAGGTCCGCACCCTGCGCGCGTACACCCCGGAGCTCCGGGGCGAGTTCCGCTACTCGCCCGCCTTCGACCGCCTCTGA
- a CDS encoding ABC transporter substrate-binding protein, producing MKRTVTALLAGIALLAAGCGNPLAGGAEGGTTGDIIIGASDVGETLLLAQIYAGALRNAGAENVTVRPPVGSREVVVKALQDKSLSLVPDYSGNLLRYFDKETQATTPQEVYAQLKQKLPSGFEVLEQAPAEDKDLLVVRKELADSGIRTFSDLGKRCKEFVFGGPGPWSSRWKDKIKALYGCEFAEIRTTDTGGPVTVAALKSGDVQVADLFSTSSSITANGFVPLVDDKNMFPAQNIVPLVAKGTLSPKEVDALNRVSAALTTDQLTELNVQFSEEKRNPLDVAEEFLRRNNLLAPG from the coding sequence ATGAAGCGGACGGTGACGGCGCTGCTCGCCGGGATCGCCCTGCTGGCGGCGGGCTGCGGCAATCCGCTCGCGGGGGGCGCCGAGGGCGGGACGACCGGCGACATCATCATCGGCGCGTCGGACGTGGGGGAAACCCTTCTGCTGGCGCAGATCTACGCCGGCGCGCTGCGCAACGCGGGTGCGGAGAACGTGACCGTGCGCCCGCCGGTCGGCAGCCGCGAGGTCGTCGTCAAGGCACTGCAGGACAAGTCGCTTTCGCTGGTGCCGGACTACAGTGGGAACCTGTTGCGCTACTTCGACAAGGAGACGCAGGCGACCACCCCGCAGGAGGTCTACGCGCAGTTGAAGCAGAAGCTGCCGTCCGGATTCGAGGTGCTCGAACAGGCGCCCGCCGAGGACAAGGATCTTCTGGTGGTGCGCAAGGAACTCGCCGATTCCGGGATCCGGACCTTCTCCGATCTCGGCAAGCGCTGCAAGGAATTCGTGTTCGGTGGTCCCGGCCCGTGGAGCAGCCGGTGGAAGGACAAGATCAAGGCGCTCTACGGCTGTGAGTTCGCCGAGATCCGCACGACCGACACCGGCGGACCGGTCACGGTCGCCGCGCTCAAGTCCGGCGACGTCCAGGTCGCCGACCTGTTCAGCACGTCGTCGTCGATCACCGCGAACGGGTTCGTGCCGCTGGTGGACGACAAGAACATGTTCCCCGCGCAGAACATCGTCCCTCTCGTCGCGAAGGGGACTTTGTCACCGAAGGAGGTCGACGCGCTGAACCGGGTTTCGGCGGCGCTCACGACCGATCAGCTGACCGAGTTGAACGTCCAGTTCAGCGAGGAGAAGCGCAACCCGCTCGACGTCGCCGAGGAGTTCCTGCGCCGGAACAACCTGCTGGCCCCGGGCTAA
- a CDS encoding ABC transporter permease — protein sequence MIDDVLNWFGDPAHWQGTDGVLNRLLEHLGYTVLALVFALIVAIPLGLYVGHTGRGAVLLVSGGNAIRALPTLGLVTFLFLLFTESEISTIIGLVVLAIPPILAGTYAGLQATDHGVVDAAQGIGMTGWQRLWKVEVPISLPLVLGGVRNSVLQLVATAAVAAYVGLGGLGRFLLDGLAILDYPQVVAGALLTTALAILLDLVLAGVQRALVPKGVRLAQAASGKKAKV from the coding sequence ATGATCGACGACGTCCTGAACTGGTTCGGCGACCCGGCGCATTGGCAGGGCACGGACGGCGTTCTCAACCGGCTGCTGGAGCATCTCGGCTACACGGTGCTGGCACTCGTCTTCGCGCTGATCGTCGCGATCCCGCTCGGGCTCTACGTCGGGCACACCGGCCGCGGCGCGGTGCTGCTGGTGAGCGGTGGCAACGCGATCCGCGCGCTGCCGACGCTGGGGCTGGTGACCTTCCTGTTCCTGCTCTTCACCGAGAGCGAGATCTCGACGATCATCGGGCTCGTGGTGCTCGCCATCCCGCCGATCCTCGCCGGGACCTACGCGGGTCTGCAAGCGACCGATCACGGCGTGGTCGACGCGGCGCAGGGCATCGGAATGACCGGCTGGCAACGGTTGTGGAAGGTCGAGGTGCCCATTTCGCTGCCGCTGGTGCTCGGCGGGGTGCGGAACTCGGTGCTGCAGCTGGTGGCGACGGCCGCCGTCGCCGCCTATGTCGGGCTCGGCGGACTCGGCCGGTTCCTGCTCGACGGACTGGCCATTTTGGACTATCCGCAGGTGGTCGCGGGCGCGCTCCTGACGACGGCGCTCGCCATCCTGCTGGATCTCGTCCTGGCGGGTGTCCAGCGGGCGCTGGTGCCCAAGGGAGTTCGGCTGGCGCAGGCCGCGAGCGGGAAGAAGGCGAAGGTATGA
- a CDS encoding ABC transporter permease, with translation MGDFFAELGRYLASPNNRSQFLGDLLDHIYLSLVPLVLGLVIAVLAGWLGHRFAAARSVLLVVSNLLYTIPSLALFVVIPGIIGSKILDSVNVIVALTVYTAALLVRPVLDALDAVPPHVVAAATAVGYKPARRFLAVELPLSVPVLAAGVRVASVSNISLVSVGALIGTGGLGVLFTDGFQREYFSPIVVGIVATLLLALIVDLVLVRLRNLLTPWDRVATAAGAK, from the coding sequence ATGGGGGACTTCTTCGCGGAGCTCGGGCGCTACCTCGCCAGCCCCAACAACCGCTCGCAGTTCCTCGGCGACCTGCTCGACCACATCTACCTCTCGCTGGTCCCGCTGGTGCTGGGGCTGGTGATCGCGGTGCTGGCCGGCTGGCTCGGCCACCGCTTCGCCGCCGCGCGTTCCGTGCTGCTGGTGGTGTCGAACCTGCTGTACACGATCCCGTCGCTCGCGTTGTTCGTGGTGATCCCGGGCATCATCGGCTCGAAGATCCTCGACAGCGTCAATGTCATCGTCGCGCTCACCGTCTACACCGCCGCCCTGCTGGTGCGCCCGGTGCTGGACGCGCTCGACGCCGTGCCGCCGCATGTGGTCGCCGCGGCCACGGCTGTCGGCTACAAACCCGCGCGGCGCTTCCTCGCCGTGGAGCTGCCGCTTTCGGTGCCGGTGCTCGCGGCGGGCGTCCGGGTGGCCTCGGTCAGCAACATCAGCCTGGTCAGCGTCGGCGCGCTGATCGGCACCGGCGGGCTCGGCGTGCTGTTCACCGACGGCTTCCAGCGCGAGTACTTCTCGCCGATCGTCGTCGGGATCGTCGCGACGCTGCTGCTCGCGCTGATCGTCGACCTGGTGCTGGTCCGGCTCCGTAATCTCCTCACACCCTGGGACCGGGTGGCGACCGCAGCGGGGGCGAAATGA
- a CDS encoding ATP-binding cassette domain-containing protein codes for MTIEFRGVTKRYPDGTVAVDDLNLTVEDGTITVFVGPSGCGKTTSLRMINRMVEPTAGSVLLDGKDVSDGDPALLRRGIGYVIQHAGLFPHRTVLDNVATVPLLSGWDKGKARKRAAELLETVGLPAELGKRYPAQLSGGQQQRVGVARALAADSPVLLMDEPFSAVDPIVREELQDELLRLQSQLGKTIVFVTHDIDEAVRLGDKIAVLRVGGVLAQYGTPSDVLRHPVDDFVASFVGKDRGYRGLSFLSADGIVVEEIKRVEVGKPVPEPSDEWLVAVNADGQPRGWLRPGSTVDGELAETDLVAGGSLYVQGSPIRGALDAALSSPASLGVVVDADHKVLGVVRARQVLEVIEALPLGS; via the coding sequence GTGACTATCGAGTTCCGTGGCGTGACCAAGCGGTATCCGGACGGGACGGTCGCGGTCGACGACCTGAACCTCACCGTGGAGGACGGCACCATCACCGTCTTCGTCGGGCCGTCCGGTTGCGGCAAGACCACGTCGCTCCGGATGATCAACCGCATGGTCGAGCCGACGGCGGGCTCCGTGCTGCTCGACGGCAAGGACGTCAGCGACGGCGACCCGGCGCTGCTGCGCCGCGGCATCGGTTACGTCATCCAGCACGCGGGCCTCTTTCCACACAGGACGGTCCTCGACAACGTCGCGACGGTGCCGTTGCTGTCCGGCTGGGACAAGGGCAAGGCACGTAAGCGCGCGGCCGAACTGCTCGAAACCGTCGGCCTGCCCGCGGAACTCGGCAAGCGGTACCCCGCCCAGCTTTCCGGCGGCCAGCAGCAGCGTGTCGGCGTCGCCAGGGCGCTCGCGGCGGACTCGCCGGTGCTGCTGATGGACGAGCCGTTCTCCGCCGTCGACCCGATCGTCCGCGAGGAACTGCAGGACGAACTGCTGCGCCTGCAGTCGCAGCTGGGGAAGACGATCGTGTTCGTCACCCACGACATCGACGAGGCCGTGCGGCTCGGGGACAAGATCGCCGTGCTCCGCGTCGGCGGCGTGCTCGCGCAATACGGTACGCCCTCGGATGTGCTGCGCCATCCCGTCGACGACTTCGTGGCGTCTTTCGTGGGCAAGGATCGCGGCTATCGCGGGCTTTCCTTTCTTTCGGCGGACGGGATCGTCGTCGAAGAGATCAAGCGCGTCGAGGTCGGCAAGCCGGTCCCGGAGCCGTCCGACGAATGGCTGGTCGCGGTCAACGCCGACGGTCAGCCGCGCGGCTGGCTCCGTCCCGGGTCCACTGTGGACGGAGAGCTCGCCGAGACCGATCTCGTCGCGGGCGGATCGCTGTACGTCCAGGGTTCGCCGATCCGCGGCGCGCTCGACGCGGCGCTTTCGTCGCCCGCGAGCCTCGGTGTCGTCGTCGACGCCGACCACAAGGTCCTCGGCGTGGTCAGAGCCAGGCAAGTCCTCGAGGTGATCGAAGCGCTGCCACTGGGTTCCTGA